Sequence from the Deltaproteobacteria bacterium IMCC39524 genome:
GAGGATGGAGAACTCTTTCTCGCCGATCAGCTTGGCGAGTCCGCCTGTTGCGGCAATGTTGCCGGCGGTCAGAGAGGCAAGGCTTGTCGTGTCAAGGTGCTCCGTTTCGCCACAGCCAGCAATCAGTTGCCCGTTTTTGTCGACCAGGAAGATGACTTTAGCGTTGGATTCGCGCAATAGTTTTTCTATGACTGCGCTGATCCTCTGGAATTCCTCGTCGTACATGACAAAGGAGTTGTTCTGTGGCTCGAGCATACTTGGTTCTCCTGTTGGGGGGTATTCACCAATAGCCCTTATAGCATTTCATCCTGCATCTTATCAAGGCTTTTTGCCTGATTGCTCAGGCTTCGTAACGGCTTGTTGTAGACGTTGTCCCTAAAGGATGGTTAGCTCGTGACGTGAATTTTTGAACCTTTTACAAACTGCAGACAAAAAGCTCCCGACGTTTACGCCGGGAGCTTTTTGTTTTTAGCTGATGTTTTGCTAGTTTACTTGCCGCAGTCTGCTGAAAGATCTGCCAGTTTCTGGTAAAGATCGAAACGGGCGGCGAAGTCTTTCGCCGAAGCTTCCATCAGTTCCTCAGCTTGCTCGGGATTGGCCTTCTTGAGCATCCGGAAGCGGTTCTGCTTGCTGGTAAAATCTTCGAAGCTGGTCGTCGGCGCTTTGCTGTCGAGCTGCAACGGGTTTTTGCCTTCAGCCGCTAGGCGAGGATCGAAGCGGAACAGCGGCCAATAGCCTGAAGTGACAGCCTCTTTACAACCGTCCACGGCGGTGGTCATGTTGATGCCGTGAGCGATGCAGTGAGAGTAAGCAATGATGAGCGACGGACCGTCGTAAGCATCAGCTTCAAGCATTGCCTTGACCACTTGACCCGGGTTCGCCATCGAGACCTTGGCGACGTAGATGTTGCCGTAGGTCATGCTGATCATGGCGAGGTCTTTCTTCGGCATTTGCTTGCCACCCGCTGCGAATTGGGCTACCGCGCCCATCGGCGTTGCCTTGGAAGCCTGACCGCCGGTGTTGGAGTAGACTTCGGTATCCATGACGAGCACGTTGACGTTGGCACCAGAGGCGAGAACATGGTCCAGACCGCCATAGCCGATGTCATAGGCCCAGCCGTCTCCACCGTGGATCCAGACCGATTTGTTGACCAGGTAGTCTGCGTCAGCGAGCAATTGCGGCGCTGTCTCGTGAGTACAGTTTGCCAGGATCGCCTTGAGCTTTGCGACCTGAGCACGTTGTGCTTCGATCAGTTCCTGAGAGGACTGGTCAGCGTCGAGAATCGCTTGCTTGAGTTTCTCGGTCCCTTTGCAGGCCGCGCAACCGCAGGCCATGTTCTTGACCAGTAGCTCACGCGAGTACTCAGCGGTCTTGTCGATGGCAAGGCGGAAACCGAAACCGAATTCAGCGTTGTCTTCAAAGAGCGAGTTGCTCCATGCCGGGCCGAGACCGTCCTTACGTGTGGTCCAGGGTGTGGTCGGCAGGTTGCCACCATAAATCGAGGAACAACCTGTGGCGTTGGCAACGACCATGCGATCACCGAACAGCTGAGAGCAGAGCTTGACGAACGGGGTCTCGCCACAACCTGCACAAGCGCCGGAGAATTCGAACATCGGCGGCAGCAACTGGCTTCCTTTGAGTGTTGCGCTGTTAAAGAGCGCCGGATCGGTGTCGGGCAGGTTGAGGAAGAAGTCGAAATTCTTCCGCTCAGTATCGCGCAATGGAGGCTGGGGCTGCATGTTGATGGCTTTGTGGTTTTCGTTGGTTTTGCTTTTTGCCGGACAGTTGTGGACGCAGGCACCACAGCCGGTGCAGTCTTCGACAGCAACCTGCAGGGTGAACTTTCTATCACCCATGTCCTTGCCGCGTGCCGCGCAAGATTTGAAAGTCTCCGGTGCGCCGGAGAGGTCCTTGTCGTCATAGATTTTCATGCGGATCGAAGCGTGTGGGCAGACGAAAGAACAGATGCCGCACTGGATGCAGAGGTCTTCGTCCCAGACCGGAGTTTCTATGGCGATGTTGCGTTTTTCATACATTGCGGTACCGGTCGGGAAGGTCCCGTCAACAGGCATTGCTGAAACCGGCAGGCTGTCACCGAGGCCGTCGATGATCGGGCCGAGGGAGTTCTTGACGGTGTCCGGAGTGCCGTTCCACTGGCCGATCGTCATTTCAATTGCGCTGTCGGCGCTGGCCGGAACAGTGACTTCCTGAATGTTCTCCAGGGCGACATCGACGGCCTGGTTGTTCATATTGAGGACTTTTTCGCCAGCCTTGCTGTAGGACTTGACGATGGCATCCTTGATCTCCCGTACGGCCTGCTCGATCGTGATGATTTTGGAGATCTTGAAGAACGCGGTCTGCATGATGACATTGATGCGGGGACCGAGACCGATTTGGTTGCCGAGCTTGACGCCATCGATAACGAAGAACTTAAGCTCTTTGTCGATGATCGCCTGCTGAACCCGCTTTGGCAGGTGAGACCAGACTTCGTCTTTGTTGAAGGGGCTGTTGAGCAGGAAGGTTGCGCCCTGCTTGGCGTTTTTGAGCATGTCGTACTTCTCGAGGAAGGAGAAGTTATGACAGGCGACAAAGTCGGAAGAAGTGATCAGGTAAGGTGCCCGGATCTTGTTCTTGCCGAAACGCAGATGACTGGTGGTCATACTGCCGGCCTTCTTGGAGTCGTAGACGAAATAAGCCTGAACTTCGTTGTCGGTGCTGTCACCGATGATTTTGATTGAGTTCTTGTTGGCGCCAACGGTGCCGTCGGAACCGAGACCGTAGAATATGGCCGAATAGCCATCGAAAGGCACCTTGTAGTCCGCATCGAAGTCGAGGCTGCGACCGGTGACGTCATCCTTGATGCCGACCACACAGTGGTTCATTGGCCTGTCTTTAGACAAATTGTCGAGGACGGCTTTGGCCATGCCGGGGCTGAACTCGTAGGAACCGAGACCGTAACGGGCGCCAACGATCTGCGGGTAGCCTTTGAAAGAGATCAGGCCATCTGCCATCGCTTCGCCGAAGGCGGTGCGCACGTTGTGGTAGAGCGGCTCACCGATGGAGCCCGGCTCTTTGGTGCGGTCGAGAACCGCAATTTTCTTGGCTGTTGCAGGCAATGTTTTGGCAAAGGCTTCAACATTGAAGGGCAGGAAGAGGCGGACCTTGATCAGGCCGACCTTCTCGCCCTGGGCGACCAGGTGCTCGACCAGTTCGTGCATGGTGTCGCAACCCGACCCCATCATGACCACAACACGCTCGGCGTCGGGGGCACCGACGTAGTCGAAGAGGTTGTACTGACGGCCGGTTTGCTTGGCAAATTTGTCAAATTGGGCTTGTACGATTGCCGGAAGCTTGTCGTAAAAGCTGTTGACAGTCTCGCGACCCTGAAAGTAGACGTCGGGATTCTGGGCGGTGCCGCGCAGGACCGGGTGGTCCGGCGACAGGCTGCGGGCCCGGTGCGCGCGAACCAGATCATTGCTGATCATGTGGCGCATGTCGTTTTCGGAGAGCTCGTGGACCTTCTGGACTTCACTCGAGGTCCGGAAACCGTCGAAATAGTGCAGGAAGGGGACGCGCGATTCAAGGGTTGCTGCCTGAGCGACCAACGCGAAGTCCATGACTTCCTGAGTGTTGTTGGAGCTAAGGAAGGCCCATCCGGTCGAGGTGCAGGACATAACGTCGGAGTGGTCACCGAAAATCGACAGCGCTTGTGCTGCAATGGCGCGCGCTGAAACATGGAAGACCGTGGGCGTCAGTTCGCCAGCGATCTTGAACATGTTCGGGATCATCAGCAGCAGTCCCTGGGAGGCGGTAAATGTGGTGCACAAAGCTCCTGCCTGCAGGGCACCGTGGACGGCACCAGCGGCACCACCTTCTGACTGCATTTCAACGACCTTGGGAATGGTATCCCAGATGTTCTTTTGACCGGCAGCGCTCTTGGCATCGGAGACCTCGCCCATAACTGACGAGGGCGTGATGGGATAGATGGCGATTACCTCATTGGTCGCATGAGCTACATGCGCCGCGGCGGTATTGCCGTCAATACAGACCATTTTCTTGGACATCAGACTTCCTCCTTGTACTTGAATGTTGTATCGATGAATCGGGTTTACGATATGTCTTGCGGAAACTATTATCTCTGTGAATCAGATGTCGCGCCGTCCTTCGACAGCGCGGTTCACAGTGGCTTCATCTACATATTCGAGTTCGCTGCCCATCGGAATGCCATATGCCAGGCGTGTGACTCTTATTCCGAGAGGCTGGACAAGCTTTGCCAAGTAAAGGGCTGTAGCATCACCTTCAACCGTAAAGTTGGTGGCAATGAGGAGCTCCTGTACCCCGCCTTGCTCAAGGCGTTTGATCAGTGGGTTGATCTTGAGGTCTTCCGGTCCGACGCCATCCAGCGGAGAGAGGGCACCGTGCAGCACATGATAGCGGCCTTTGAAAGAACGGCTGCGTTCGATGGCCATGAGTGCCTGCGGTTCTTCCACAACACAGACCAGGCCCTCATCCCGCCTTGTGTCGCAACAGAGGGGGCAGGGGTCTTGTTCTGTGATGTGGAAACAGACAGAGCAGAACCTAGTGTTGCGTTGCAGGTCTAAAATTGCTTCTGCCAGCGCCTCGGCCTGAGCTTTAGGTTGGCGGAGCAAGAAAAAGGCCAGCCGGGTTGCCGTCTTGTTGCCGACACCTGGAAATTTTGCCAATTCTGCGACCAATCTTGCGAAGGACGGGATGGAGTCTAACATGATTTTTCGCAGAAATTCAACAGTTTATGAGATTTCGAAGATATTTTAAGGGGGTCAAATTTTTTTCGTATCACTGAAAAAATTCCCGTTATTTTTTTTAGTGAAGGTAAAGAAATTCACTTTAGCTTAAAAAAATTGGCATATGCAAGGATTAAGTTTACCGGCTCCGGTTCACAAGGGTCGAGGCCTCTCTGTTGCGCTGTGTCCTTTTTGCTCACTTTATGGCGAATCTTCGCCGACGACTCAGATTAGAAGAGGCCCGGAATGTTCATGCCGCCGGTCAATTTGCCCATCTCTTCCTGAGCCATCTGCTGGCTTTGCTTGATCGCTTCGTTGACCGCTGCAGTCACCAGGTCCTGAAGCATCTCTACATCCTCCGGATCGACTGCTGTCGGGTCTATCTTCAGGTCAAGGAGCTGTTGCTTTCCACTGACGACGGCAGTCACCATGCCACCGCCGGAAGAGGCTTCAACCTGCTTGCTCTCGAGCTCTTCCTGAAGTTCTGCCATGCGGCGCTGCATCTGCTGAGCCTGCTTCATGATGTTGCCGATACCACCTTTTGCCATTGCGCTTCCTCCGTTCTTGTCAGCCTGACTTGGGGCTGCTCTGTTAATTTATGACCAAATATATTGCTATGAGGGGTTTCGCCTACAGATGTTACTGCGCGCTCCTCAATCTTGCAGTCTACCTTATTTCTAAACAAATCCCTTGTCGATGGGGATAACTTTTTTAATTTCGCCTTTGAAAATGTCCTGCACCGACTTCAGCGCCGGGTGCTCCATGGCATCTTCGCGCAAACGTCGCATGCGATCTGTCTCTTTGGCTTCGCGTTCTTCCACCAGAGAAGGAGGCGCAGTACTCTGCTGTTCAATATCAACAGCAAGGATGCGTAGCTTTACCGGCTGCCCGAAGTACTCTGTTATCAAAACATCGAGATCCTGACTGATGTCCGGCTCCTGAAGCTGGCTGATCATGAACGACCCCTTTGCATAGCCTATCTCGATAACCGGAATTTCCAGCTTGAGAAGACGACCGTGTTCAAGGACAGAGCCAAGCATCGGTCGGCTTTGTTTGACTTGCTCAACCAGCCCCTGCCAACCCTTGCTCTCGGTCGATGTGGCGACGGGGGCTTCAGGCTTTTTTGGCGGCGGGTCCGGACTTGGGATTGGAGTGGTCGGTGCCGGCACCGGAGCTGGACTGGCACTCTGAGTCGAGCTTGACGTTGGCCGTTGCACAGGATGCTGGGCTTTTGCTAAGGGCGTTGACCCCATACGTTTTTCCAGACTTTCGATGTGGTTGATAAGCTTTGCGAGGTCCTGGGTCGGCGCGAGGGTGGCCAGACGTACGAGGCTCATTTCAAGCGTCAGTAGGGGGAAGCTGCTGTTGACCAGCTCGGTCTGGGTTTTCATGAGCAGGGTCACGATGCGTTGCAGGTCGTCGAGAGAGGCCTCTTCGGCTAAGGACTTCAGCTCTTTGAGTTCTTCTCCGACCAGGTCGAGCATCTCAGCAGGATCTTCAACAACCTTGCAGATCACCATGCCACGGAACATCTCGAGCAGATCTTGTGTGAAGCGGCGCAGTGCAAGGCCAAGCTGGTCTACGCGACGGACGGCATCGAGTGCGCGGCGACTATCCCGTTGCAGCACTGCTTCTACAGTATCAAGCAATAGCCTGCGATCTACCATTCCGAGAAGGGTTTGCACGGCTTCATCGTCCACCTGCTCGCCGGAGAAGGCGATCACCTGGTCAAGGGTGGAGAGGGCGTCGCGCATGCTGCCTTCGCCCTGCCTGGCAACCAGGCTGAGGCTGTGATCGGAAATGGTCAATTGCTCAGCATCAGAGATTTCGCGCATCCGGCTGGCAACTCTGGCCAGTGGGATTTTGCGGAAGTCGAACCGTTGACAGCGTGACAGGATAGTAATCGGAATCTTGTGTGGTTCTGTCGTGGCAAAGATGAACTTGGCGTGCTCCGGAGGTTCTTCAAGAGTCTTTAGTAACGCGTTGAAGGCGTTGGTCGAGAGCATGTGAACTTCGTCGATAATGAAGATTTTAAAGCGGGAGCGGTTGGGCAGGTAACGGATGTTTTCCC
This genomic interval carries:
- a CDS encoding roadblock/LC7 domain-containing protein — its product is MLEPQNNSFVMYDEEFQRISAVIEKLLRESNAKVIFLVDKNGQLIAGCGETEHLDTTSLASLTAGNIAATGGLAKLIGEKEFSILFHEGEKDNIHISIIAQRVILVVIFDHRSSLGLVRLRVKKASDELAGIFEDLAVKAAEVEKAGNADSPFAEITDDDIDNLFS
- the nifJ gene encoding pyruvate:ferredoxin (flavodoxin) oxidoreductase → MSKKMVCIDGNTAAAHVAHATNEVIAIYPITPSSVMGEVSDAKSAAGQKNIWDTIPKVVEMQSEGGAAGAVHGALQAGALCTTFTASQGLLLMIPNMFKIAGELTPTVFHVSARAIAAQALSIFGDHSDVMSCTSTGWAFLSSNNTQEVMDFALVAQAATLESRVPFLHYFDGFRTSSEVQKVHELSENDMRHMISNDLVRAHRARSLSPDHPVLRGTAQNPDVYFQGRETVNSFYDKLPAIVQAQFDKFAKQTGRQYNLFDYVGAPDAERVVVMMGSGCDTMHELVEHLVAQGEKVGLIKVRLFLPFNVEAFAKTLPATAKKIAVLDRTKEPGSIGEPLYHNVRTAFGEAMADGLISFKGYPQIVGARYGLGSYEFSPGMAKAVLDNLSKDRPMNHCVVGIKDDVTGRSLDFDADYKVPFDGYSAIFYGLGSDGTVGANKNSIKIIGDSTDNEVQAYFVYDSKKAGSMTTSHLRFGKNKIRAPYLITSSDFVACHNFSFLEKYDMLKNAKQGATFLLNSPFNKDEVWSHLPKRVQQAIIDKELKFFVIDGVKLGNQIGLGPRINVIMQTAFFKISKIITIEQAVREIKDAIVKSYSKAGEKVLNMNNQAVDVALENIQEVTVPASADSAIEMTIGQWNGTPDTVKNSLGPIIDGLGDSLPVSAMPVDGTFPTGTAMYEKRNIAIETPVWDEDLCIQCGICSFVCPHASIRMKIYDDKDLSGAPETFKSCAARGKDMGDRKFTLQVAVEDCTGCGACVHNCPAKSKTNENHKAINMQPQPPLRDTERKNFDFFLNLPDTDPALFNSATLKGSQLLPPMFEFSGACAGCGETPFVKLCSQLFGDRMVVANATGCSSIYGGNLPTTPWTTRKDGLGPAWSNSLFEDNAEFGFGFRLAIDKTAEYSRELLVKNMACGCAACKGTEKLKQAILDADQSSQELIEAQRAQVAKLKAILANCTHETAPQLLADADYLVNKSVWIHGGDGWAYDIGYGGLDHVLASGANVNVLVMDTEVYSNTGGQASKATPMGAVAQFAAGGKQMPKKDLAMISMTYGNIYVAKVSMANPGQVVKAMLEADAYDGPSLIIAYSHCIAHGINMTTAVDGCKEAVTSGYWPLFRFDPRLAAEGKNPLQLDSKAPTTSFEDFTSKQNRFRMLKKANPEQAEELMEASAKDFAARFDLYQKLADLSADCGK
- the recR gene encoding recombination mediator RecR gives rise to the protein MLDSIPSFARLVAELAKFPGVGNKTATRLAFFLLRQPKAQAEALAEAILDLQRNTRFCSVCFHITEQDPCPLCCDTRRDEGLVCVVEEPQALMAIERSRSFKGRYHVLHGALSPLDGVGPEDLKINPLIKRLEQGGVQELLIATNFTVEGDATALYLAKLVQPLGIRVTRLAYGIPMGSELEYVDEATVNRAVEGRRDI
- a CDS encoding YbaB/EbfC family nucleoid-associated protein, which translates into the protein MAKGGIGNIMKQAQQMQRRMAELQEELESKQVEASSGGGMVTAVVSGKQQLLDLKIDPTAVDPEDVEMLQDLVTAAVNEAIKQSQQMAQEEMGKLTGGMNIPGLF
- the dnaX gene encoding DNA polymerase III subunit gamma/tau, with translation MAYLVLARKWRPQNFTDLIGQEHVSQTLANAIRSGRIHHAFLFTGARGVGKTSAARILAKALNCDEGLSDQPCGSCSSCTEITAGQGLDVIEIDGASNTGVDDVRELRENIRYLPNRSRFKIFIIDEVHMLSTNAFNALLKTLEEPPEHAKFIFATTEPHKIPITILSRCQRFDFRKIPLARVASRMREISDAEQLTISDHSLSLVARQGEGSMRDALSTLDQVIAFSGEQVDDEAVQTLLGMVDRRLLLDTVEAVLQRDSRRALDAVRRVDQLGLALRRFTQDLLEMFRGMVICKVVEDPAEMLDLVGEELKELKSLAEEASLDDLQRIVTLLMKTQTELVNSSFPLLTLEMSLVRLATLAPTQDLAKLINHIESLEKRMGSTPLAKAQHPVQRPTSSSTQSASPAPVPAPTTPIPSPDPPPKKPEAPVATSTESKGWQGLVEQVKQSRPMLGSVLEHGRLLKLEIPVIEIGYAKGSFMISQLQEPDISQDLDVLITEYFGQPVKLRILAVDIEQQSTAPPSLVEEREAKETDRMRRLREDAMEHPALKSVQDIFKGEIKKVIPIDKGFV